The Streptomyces racemochromogenes DNA segment CCCGGCTTGACCTCGACGGGGACCTGGTAGGTCGCGCCACCGACACGGCGGGACTTGACCTCGAGGGACGGCTTCACGTTCTCCAGCGCGCGCTTCAGCGTGATGACCGGGTCGTTGCCGGTCTTCTCGCGGAGGCCTTCCATGGCGCCGTAGACGATGCGCTCGGCGGTGGAGCGCTTGCCGTTCAGCAGGATCTTGTTGATGAGCGAGGTCACCAGAGGAGATGCGTAGACCGGGTCGATGATGACCGGGCGCTTCGGGGCGGGGCCCTTACGAGGCATTCTTACTTCTCCTTCTTGGCGCCGTAGCGGCTGCGGGCCTGCTTGCGGTTCTTGACAGCCTGGGTGTCAAGCGCACCGCGGATGATCTTGTAACGAACACCCGGCAGGTCCTTCACACGGCCACCACGCACGAGCACGATCGAGTGCTCCTGCAGGTTGTGTCCCTCACCCGGAATGTAAGCGGTGACCTCGATGCCGGAGGTCAGACGCACACGCGCGACCTTACGGAGCGCCGAGTTCGGCTTCTTCGGGGTGGTCGTGAACACACGCGTGCAGACGCCGCGACGCTGGGGCGAGGCCTCGAGCGCGGGGGTCTTTGTCTTCTCGACCTTGTCCTGCCGGCCCTTGCGGACCAGCTGCTGGATCGTAGGCACTACTTCTCCGGTTTCTGTGTGCCGTGTAGTGAAGCTAACCTGGAACTTTGCCGACCCACGCGGTCGGGTGTGTCGGATCCGGCGGACCTCCCCGCACATGCGGAAAGACGCGTGGATCGCGGTGGCCGTTGACGCTCGCGTGCGGTTGATGGACACGCACGGGAGCCCAGGCACACCCCAGGCACAAGGTCTGAGCGTACCCACCGCATCCACTCCGGTCAAAACATAAGCCGCCCCGCCACCGCCGCGACGACCGCACAGCTCAGGCGCCGCACGGGCGGGACGGCCCGGGAAGGGCCGGGCGCGCGGACCGCGCACCGGCGTGGTAGGGAGGGCGAACTACACTGCCCAGCGAATCCCAGCGAGTCAGTCCAAAACGTACGAGCGCCAGGAGCAGGACATTGGGGACGGTCACACCGCAGCCGACGACGGCGGAGAACCCGCCCCCCGACGGCGGCCGAACCCCCACGTCACGGCGGCGCGCCGCCCTCTCCCGGCTGTACGGGCCCCTGCTCGCCTTCCTCGTCACCTCGGGCGCCTTCTGCGCGGCCTGGGCGGCCCGGGGCACCTTCCCCTTCGGGAACAAGGGCCGGGCCATCAACGACCAGGCCAACCAGTACGTCCCGTTCCACCGCGCCCTGTGGGACCTGGTCCACGGCCAGGCCGCCGGCGACGTGCTGTTCACCTGGCGGGGAGGCTTCGGACAACAGTTCCTGTCCGACTACTACACCTACCTGGGCAACCCCTTCTCCTGGCTGGCCGTCCTCGTGCCCCGCGACCACGTCGACCTGGCCGTCTTCGTGATCACCCCGGTCACCATGGGCACCGCGGCCGCGGTGATGACGGTCTACCTGGGCAAGCTGCACCCCGGCCCGTGGTGGCAGCGCGGGGTCCTCGGCGCCTGCTACGGCCTGTGCGGCTGGGCCCTCAGCGACGCCTCGTACATCCCGATGTGGCTCTGGGGCCTGGTGGCCCTCCCGCTGCTCGGCATCGCCGTCGAGTGGTGCCTGGAGGGGCGCCGCTGGCCGGGGGTGGCGCTGCTGGTCGCCCTCGCCTGGTTCGGGAACTTCTACACCGCCATGATGGCCACGATGGCCGCCTGCGTCCTGCTGGCCGTCCGCCTGGTCACCCTGGACCTGACCGGCGCCCAGCGCCTGCGCGCCCTGTGGCGCGCGGCGACCGCCGCCGCCACCGGCATCCTGCTGACCCTCCCCCTCCTGCTGCCGTCGTTCCTGTCCAGCGGGGCGGCCCAGCCCACCAAGGCCGGAGCCTTCGACCCGGTCCGCATCGAGATCTTCCTGTCCGGCATGCTCCCGGCCACGCACCTGTGGGGCGGCCGTCCGCGCCTGTACGTGGCCTCGCTGGGCCTGATCCTGGCGGGCGGCTTCCTGCTCAACACCCGCATCGCGGCCCGCACCCGCCTGACGTGGGCGGCGGCCACCCTCCTCGTCCTGGTCTCCTTCCAGTTCCCCCCGACGCAGTACGTGTGGCACGGCCTGGCGGTGCCGAACGGCAACCCGTACCGCGAGGCGTTCGTGTTCAGCGGGATGGTCGTCGTCCTGGCCTGGCTCGCCCTGGCCAACCGCCCGCGCCCCCTCCACCTGGCCCTGTCGGCCGGCCTGCTCCTGCTGGCCACCTTCCTCCTGCGCCACACGAACGACTTCGGCG contains these protein-coding regions:
- the rpsG gene encoding 30S ribosomal protein S7, with protein sequence MPRKGPAPKRPVIIDPVYASPLVTSLINKILLNGKRSTAERIVYGAMEGLREKTGNDPVITLKRALENVKPSLEVKSRRVGGATYQVPVEVKPGRQSTLALRWLVGYSRARREKTMTERLMNELLDASNGLGAAVKKREDTHKMAESNKAFAHYRW
- the rpsL gene encoding 30S ribosomal protein S12, which translates into the protein MPTIQQLVRKGRQDKVEKTKTPALEASPQRRGVCTRVFTTTPKKPNSALRKVARVRLTSGIEVTAYIPGEGHNLQEHSIVLVRGGRVKDLPGVRYKIIRGALDTQAVKNRKQARSRYGAKKEK
- a CDS encoding YfhO family protein, producing the protein MGTVTPQPTTAENPPPDGGRTPTSRRRAALSRLYGPLLAFLVTSGAFCAAWAARGTFPFGNKGRAINDQANQYVPFHRALWDLVHGQAAGDVLFTWRGGFGQQFLSDYYTYLGNPFSWLAVLVPRDHVDLAVFVITPVTMGTAAAVMTVYLGKLHPGPWWQRGVLGACYGLCGWALSDASYIPMWLWGLVALPLLGIAVEWCLEGRRWPGVALLVALAWFGNFYTAMMATMAACVLLAVRLVTLDLTGAQRLRALWRAATAAATGILLTLPLLLPSFLSSGAAQPTKAGAFDPVRIEIFLSGMLPATHLWGGRPRLYVASLGLILAGGFLLNTRIAARTRLTWAAATLLVLVSFQFPPTQYVWHGLAVPNGNPYREAFVFSGMVVVLAWLALANRPRPLHLALSAGLLLLATFLLRHTNDFGGWTWPAVLAGGAASLLALLLLTQADRHRALLPLAALLMTGVVFAESTVAAANADARRSRERWAAPVPTSNRSITNHYEAVRSVDGWPAYRTDSGAPQTSYNDALALRAEGPQYYSSYLPEATYKALEPLGYGFKNDGRTFFGADNPVLDAIFSIGARVRPGTEPNTWTATKQPAPPLVTLRTTTYTSPNPADSVYAHQENVLGATVYEVPRTTRTGTPTTQTYAARCTPGSQAYWYSPALYGTLRTPDSTRPLEDRMTGVVPLGPVPASGEVTATVETRTENATAGPTPIGCLDRTALETAVSTLKSTGATSVRTGGHTLEATLPPNTTGTAVLAVTNVPGWQCSAPIRDFHGLLSLPVTPTTRTLSCTFTPKGLSPGLAAAALALLTLTSVTTAGHLRRRRQIR